Below is a genomic region from Constrictibacter sp. MBR-5.
CTCCATCCGCCCGCCGCGCCTCCCTTGCGCATCCCGGCCCGCGCCGCGACAATCGCGCCACTTCAGATCCAGCGCCCCCGGGAAGGGGCCCAACGAAGGGAAGGTGACCCTTGGCCGAAGCGAAGAAGCCGATTCCGAAACCGACGCCCGAGACCCAGCATTTCTGGGATGGCTGTGCGCGCGGCGAACTGATCCTCCAGCGCTGCAAGGACACGGGCAAGGCGTATTTCCCGCCGCGTCCGTTCAGCCCCTACACCGGCTCGAAGAACATCGAGACGTTCACGGCGAGCGGCAAGGCGACGCTCTACTCCTACGTCATCAACCATCGGCCGGCGCCGGGCTTCGAGAAGGACGCCCCCTACGCCATCGCCGTGGTCGAGCTGGCCGAGGGCCCGCGCATGATGACCAACATCGTGGACTCCGAGCAGACGCCCGAGGCGCTGCCGCTCGACATGGCGCTGGAGGTCACCTTCGAGAAGGTGAGCGACA
It encodes:
- a CDS encoding Zn-ribbon domain-containing OB-fold protein, translating into MAEAKKPIPKPTPETQHFWDGCARGELILQRCKDTGKAYFPPRPFSPYTGSKNIETFTASGKATLYSYVINHRPAPGFEKDAPYAIAVVELAEGPRMMTNIVDSEQTPEALPLDMALEVTFEKVSDTIHLPKFRPAKG